A single genomic interval of Armigeres subalbatus isolate Guangzhou_Male chromosome 1, GZ_Asu_2, whole genome shotgun sequence harbors:
- the LOC134208880 gene encoding uncharacterized protein LOC134208880 gives MPTPNKPLIRTYCRRRTIDDLMADWDIETQNIPIVMEKSLEELATSDSSERHGCSCGMAEQAKKYKALYESLLKEKVSNDGDHHESSDTSENAKKKEKHKLTAENAKLAAQNAKLQEALTSKLLPEPEAPFKNVTGNFLDPDLLRQLSIEAETDYLFVKFVMLRLWPDGFFGRSVTGRPSNNPSGRSKPTTTSQNGTVNEGTTCDAGSSIVNTPCRGKNMENATQAPKQPLEKEEVEFVFSCLYQRRIFLRDDSLTAQVHAKAGKSLMTRVIANASRKH, from the exons ATGCCAACCCCGAATAAACCGCTTATCCGGACGTACTGCCGCAGAAGAACAATCGACGATTTGATGGCCGACTGGGACATTGAAACGCAGAATATACCTATCGTGATGGAAAAGAGTTTGGAAGAATTAGCTACTTCAGACAGCAGCGAGCGGCATG GATGCTCTTGTGGAATGGCCGAACAAGCAAAAAAGTACAAAGCTTTGTACGAATCGCTGCTGAAAGAGAAAGTATCCAATGACGGGGACCACCATGAGTCATCCG ATACGTCCGAAAACGCTAAGAAAAAGGAGAAGCATAAACTGACGGCAGAAAATGCTAAACTAGCAGCACAAAACGCCAAGTTACAAGAAGCACTTACGTCGAAGCTTCTGCCAGAGCCAGAAGCTCCTTTTAAAAACGTCACGGGTAATTTCCTGGATCCGGATTTGCTGCGGCAGCTTTCAATCGAAGCCGAAACGGATTATCTTTTTGTTAAATTCGTTATGTTAAGATTGTGGCCAGATGGATTCTTCGGGCGATCTGTAACAGGTCGTCCATCTAATAATCCTTCTGGTCGGTCAAAACCAACTACAACATCTCAAAACGGAACTGTAAACGAGGGAACAACTTGCGATGCTGGCAGTTCCATCGTAAATACTCCATGTCGCGGAAAGAATATGGAAAATGCAACGCAGGCTCCCAAGCAACCTCTTGAGAAGGAAGAGGTGGAGTTTGTTTTTT CTTGCCTGTATCAACGCCGCATTTTTTTGCGAGATGATAGTTTGACCGCCCAAGTTCATGCCAAAGCCGGCAAATCGCTCATGACACGAGTTATTGCGAATGCTTCGCgtaaacattaa